A stretch of Monomorium pharaonis isolate MP-MQ-018 chromosome 7, ASM1337386v2, whole genome shotgun sequence DNA encodes these proteins:
- the LOC105837794 gene encoding membrane-associated protein Hem gives MARPIVPSQQKLAEKLIILNDRGTGMLTRIYNIKKACGDAKSKPAFLSDKALEGSIKTIVRKFPNIDIKGLQTIMNIRNEIIKSLSLYYYTFVDLLDFKDNVCELLTTMDACGVHMDITINFDLTKGYLDLVITYVSLMILLSRVEDRKAVLGLFNAAHEMVHSQSDPSFPRLGQMIMDYDAPLKKLSEEFVPHSKLLKNALTSLWPVYPGRNLSADTWRADQKLSLVGSPGQILKAAATDTMSCETLSLDRIERWVILGFTLCHTFLSQEQPSKLWITALESGWVLALFRDEVIYIHQYIQTFFESMKGYGKRVSEVKECYNQAVQKAGYRHRERRKFLRTALKELGLILTDQPGLLGPKALLVLMGLSHARDEVLWLLRHGDNPPTQGKSKGRGGEDLVDRQLPELLFHCEELRALVKKYSQVLQRYYVQFLAGFDAPALHQMIQNLPVCPEDEGAILSDMCSTIASLTVKQVEDNELFDFRAFRLDWYRLQAYMSIAKCNMNLADNRELASFMDTVIFHAKMVDNLDEMLVETSDLSIFCFYSKIFEDQFHMCLEFPAQNRYIVAFPLICSHFQSCTHELCPEERHHIRERSLSVVNMFLDEMAKEAKNIITTICDEQCNMGDKLLPKHCALLISQVVNRKKKDKNKKNMYEIHKPGIESYRKTREELTTMDKLHMALTELCYAINYCPTINVWEYTFAPREYLHQHLESRFARALVGMVMYNPDTSEIAKPSELFVSVRSYMNVLQTIENYVHIDITRVFNNALLQQTQELDSHGDKTIAALYTQWYSDVLLRRVSAGNICYSANQRAFVSLSVEGAIPFNAEEFSDINELRSLAELIGPYGMKMLNENLMWHIASQVQQLKKLVAGNKDVLIALRTNFDKPEVMKEQFKKLQHVDNVLQRVTIIGVILSFRQLSQSALVDVLEERIPFLLSSILDFRHHLPSGDPMRVVSEMTSAAGLTCKVDPTLTTALRNQKAEVDEDEHLLVCLLMVFVAVSIPKLARNDNSFYRASLEGHSNNIHCMATAINNIFGALFTICGQNDIEDRMKEFLALASSSLLRLGQEVDKETTRNRESVYLLLDQIVQESPFLTMDLLESCFPYALIRNAYHDVYKLEHSQP, from the coding sequence ATGGCCCGACCCATCGTGCCGAGCCAGCAGAAGCTGGCCGAGAAGCTGATCATCCTGAACGACAGGGGTACAGGTATGCTGACACGAATCTACAATATCAAAAAGGCATGCGGCGACGCCAAATCGAAGCCCGCCTTCCTCTCCGACAAGGCGCTGGAGGGCTCCATCAAGACGATCGTCAGGAAGTTTCCCAACATCGACATAAAGGGTCTGCAGACCATCATGAATATAcgtaatgaaattattaagtcTCTGTCATTGTACTACTACACGTTTGTCGACCTGTTGGATTTCAAGGACAACGTGTGCGAGCTTCTGACTACTATGGATGCGTGCGGCGTCCACATGGATATCACAATCAATTTCGACTTGACCAAAGGATACTTGGATCTCGTGATCACGTATGTCAGCCTGATGATTCTCTTGTCACGAGTCGAGGATCGCAAGGCGGTGCTGGGACTCTTCAACGCGGCTCACGAGATGGTGCACAGTCAATCAGATCCTAGCTTCCCTCGTTTAGGTCAGATGATCATGGATTACGATGCTCCATTGAAAAAACTTTCCGAAGAATTTGTGCCACACTCCAAATTGCTGAAGAACGCCCTGACTTCATTGTGGCCTGTGTATCCTGGTAGAAACTTGTCCGCCGACACGTGGAGGGCCGATCAAAAGCTGAGTCTCGTTGGCAGTCCTGGCCAGATACTAAAAGCAGCGGCGACGGATACAATGTCCTGCGAAACGTTGAGTCTGGATAGAATCGAAAGATGGGTGATACTTGGATTTACACTCTGCCACACGTTCTTGAGTCAAGAGCAGCCAAGCAAACTGTGGATCACTGCTCTTGAATCTGGTTGGGTATTGGCGTTGTTTAGAGACGAGGTAATCTACATACACCAGTATATTCAAACCTTCTTTGAGAGTATGAAAGGCTATGGCAAGAGAGTGTCGGAGGTAAAGGAATGTTACAATCAGGCAGTACAAAAGGCTGGTTACAGGCACAGGGAGAGAAGAAAATTCTTGAGGACTGCACTGAAAGAATTAGGTTTAATTTTGACAGATCAGCCTGGTCTTCTCGGACCGAAGGCGCTACTAGTGTTGATGGGCCTTTCCCATGCGAGAGACGAGGTACTATGGCTGCTGAGGCATGGAGACAATCCGCCTACTCAAGGTAAAAGCAAGGGACGAGGTGGCGAGGATCTGGTGGACCGTCAGCTGCCGGAATTGCTCTTCCATTGCGAGGAATTGCGAGCACTAGTAAAGAAATATTCTCAAGTGCTTCAAAGGTATTACGTCCAGTTTCTTGCGGGATTTGACGCCCCTGCTCTACACCAGATGATACAGAATCTCCCAGTCTGCCCAGAGGACGAGGGAGCTATTCTTAGTGATATGTGTTCAACTATAGCTAGTCTGACCGTGAAGCAGGTCGAGGATAATGAATTGTTTGATTTCCGTGCCTTCCGACTGGATTGGTATAGGCTGCAGGCCTACATGTCTATCGCGAAATGCAATATGAATCTGGCTGATAATAGAGAATTAGCCTCCTTCATGGACACAGTAATCTTCCACGCGAAAATGGTGGACAATTTGGATGAGATGTTGGTCGAAACGTCTGACTTGTCCATTTTCTGCTTCTATAGCAAGATATTCGAGGATCAGTTTCACATGTGTCTCGAGTTTCCTGCTCAGAATCGATACATCGTCGCCTTCCCGCTCATATGCAGCCACTTCCAGAGTTGCACTCACGAGCTCTGTCCGGAGGAGCGTCATCACATTCGCGAAAGAAGCCTGTCCGTCGTCAACATGTTTCTGGATGAGATGGCTAAAGAAGCTAAGAACATTATCACGACTATTTGCGACGAGCAATGTAACATGGGCGACAAACTATTACCGAAACATTGCGCTCTGTTAATTTCACAAGTTGTTAATcggaagaaaaaagataagaataaGAAGAATATGTACGAGATTCATAAGCCTGGTATAGAGAGCTACCGGAAGACCCGGGAGGAGTTAACAACGATGGACAAGTTGCACATGGCTCTCACTGAGCTATGCTATGCTATTAATTATTGTCCCACTATTAATGTCTGGGAGTACACGTTCGCGCCGAGAGAGTATCTGCATCAACATCTAGAGTCGCGATTCGCTAGGGCGCTAGTAGGAATGGTCATGTACAATCCGGATACCAGTGAGATAGCTAAACCGTCAGAGCTCTTTGTCAGCGTCAGATCTTACATGAACGTCCTTCAGACCATCGAAAATTACGTGCATATAGATATCACACGCGTCTTTAATAACGCCTTATTGCAACAAACGCAGGAACTGGATAGTCACGGTGATAAGACTATAGCCGCACTGTACACGCAATGGTATTCGGACGTTCTGCTGAGGCGAGTTAGCGCcggtaatatttgttattcgGCGAATCAGCGGGCATTCGTTAGCTTGTCGGTCGAAGGTGCCATACCTTTCAATGCCGAAGAATTCTCCGATATTAACGAGCTAAGGTCATTGGCGGAATTAATAGGACCGTATGGTATGAAGATGTTGAACGAAAATCTGATGTGGCACATCGCCAGCCAGGTGCAACAGTTGAAAAAACTGGTGGCTGGCAACAAGGACGTGTTGATCGCTCTGAGAACGAATTTCGACAAGCCGGAGGTGATGAAGGAGCAGTTCAAGAAGTTGCAACATGTGGACAACGTTCTTCAACGAGTTACTATAATAGGCGTAATTCTCAGCTTCCGACAATTGTCACAGTCGGCACTGGTCGACGTGCTAGAGGAACGTATACCGTTTTTGCTGAGCTCTATATTGGACTTCAGACATCATTTGCCATCCGGCGATCCTATGCGAGTCGTTTCCGAAATGACGTCGGCTGCAGGTTTGACCTGCAAGGTCGATCCCACTTTGACAACCGCACTACGAAATCAAAAAGCTGAGGTCGACGAGGACGAGCACCTGCTCGTTTGCCTGCTGATGGTCTTCGTGGCGGTCTCCATTCCGAAATTGGCTCGGAACGATAACTCCTTTTACAGAGCGTCGCTCGAGGGCCACTCCAACAACATACATTGCATGGCAACGgcaataaacaatatattcgGAGCGTTATTCACGATTTGCGGACAGAACGATATAGAAGATAGGATGAAGGAATTTCTCGCTCTGGCCTCGTCAAGCTTGTTAAGATTAGGCCAAGAAGTGGACAAGGAGACAACTCGAAACAGAGAATCCGTGTATCTTCTGCTCGATCAGATAGTTCAAGAATCGCCATTCCTGACGATGGACTTACTGGAAAGTTGTTTCCCGTACGCACTGATACGCAATGCATATCACGATGTGTATAAGCTCGAGCATTCGCAGCCGTAA